The Notolabrus celidotus isolate fNotCel1 chromosome 23, fNotCel1.pri, whole genome shotgun sequence region CCGGTACCGTGATCACACGCGGGAACTGCCGGGTCGCGAGCTCGAAGCGGCTGGTGCTGGCCAACTCAATGGCGAGGATGCGGAGGAACAGAGTGGCGAGCTGCTTGCCCAGACAGGACCGGACACCGCCGCCAAACGGAAGGTAGTTGAAGCGACCCTCTTTGTCTTCTCCTCGCTCCTGGCTGAAGCGGTCTGGGTCGAAGGCATCCACGTCCTTAAAGACGGCTGAGGTGTCGTGGGTGTCCCTGATGCTGTACATCACACTCCAGCCTTTTGGAACCTGAACCCCCTACAGACAGAAAGTCACCGGAAAGCAACCAGTTAGCAGGTTTTAAGGATGCCAACTCGATGACAAGAAGGTCATGGTGTTACAATACTGGAAAAGTTGTCCCACAAGACTTTCTAAAGAAGTGGACTGATAGTTAGTGCAAGGGCTACTCACGTCAAGTTCAAAGGTCTGCATTGCAGTCCTGTAGGCCCCTGAGACCGGCGTAAAGAGTCTTAGCACCTCCTTGATGACACAGTCCAGGTACTTGAGGCTCACAATGGTGTCAAGCCTCAGCTCTCCTTCAGGGCAAAGGCAACCATTGTGGAGGAGACCCCTggctctcagctcctctctcaggCGCTCCAAGACGGCAGGGTGGCGGAGAAGCTGCATTATGAGCGAGGTGCTGGCGCTGGCCGTCGTGGCGAAGGACGCAAAGATGAGCTCGATGGTCGACTCCTACGAGACAGAAGAGACAGGGAAAGATCTGTTAGTGCACTTTTCTTAAATCATTGGACATCTGCCAAGCCAGTACGTCTAAGTGGGACCCAGATGGGCTGATATGGGGACTAATTGATGAGCAGAATCCTTGTCACATATTTTCTTTCCAATAGCTGGAAGCAGTTTAACCAGAGTCAAGATAATGACCAGAGAAACACTTAAACGCCATGTGGATGGCTGTTCCATCTCCCCATCTCCTGAAGTCCGCAACCtgggtgtcattcttgactccaccctctccttccggtcacacatcaaatcagtcacaAAGTCTGCCTTCTATCACCTCAAGAACATCTCCCGTCTGCGCCCATCTCTTTCAGATTCAGTTGCCCAGAccctcatccatgcattcacaACCTTCCAGCTGGATtgctgcaatggagtcctgttcggggtacccagcaatgccctggacaggctccaatacgtgcaaaactcagctgccagggttctcacacATACCAAGCCCTGGCAGAACATCACCCTCACTCtcatgcacctccactggctgTAAAGtactgcatgccctcgccccccaatacctggctgacctcctccactaACAAACTCCATCCCAGAACCTATGGTCtttggacctgggtctcctctccatcccccggactaagctgtggacctttggggacagagcattcagtgtggcagcccctactctgtggaactctctccctcctgacatccgcagcgccccaaccctggaccgGTTTGAGAAAGCAATCAAAAAGCACCTtctcctcaaggcctttccccattagatatcctaacctaccccccagaccccctacctgaccctgtgaagcgaccttgggtttattgaaaggcactatataaatatcagttattgttacttttattattaaacaagtATTGTCTTGCGCCATATTTTGGTAATCATCTTGTAACCCGAAGTCTTAACCTTCCAACCTAAAGGGGAATGAGTTTGTCTTTTATCCACAGAGCCTTCAAACATAGTCTTCTTTACTGGGCCAGATTTGGAAAAGAACCAATCACTGATCTGTGAAGTAAAGCAGGAACGTACTCCAAGTGCAGATCTTAACTGATCTGTAATTTCAATTGATCTGGCTTTACTCTGTAGACAAGCCAACTGGATGCGCCCTTAGCTTCTGATGGGCTAAACGCTTGTCACTTGAATAAATTGTCCAGAGAGTGGAAATAAAGATGGTAGCATTAGATGCCAAAAGCCTTACCATAGCCTCTATTACTGTTTCAGGGGTGGCAGCAAAACATAACAAAGAATTAAGGATAGGGAAAATAGGTTTTTGTAGCCCTGCGTGTTCTGGATTCGTCTGTAACGTGAAATCTTATCGTCTGTGATCTTAAAGGATAATTGTGAGTACACTCAACCAGGAGTGGGCAGTCGTCCACCATCTCACACCTCATGCTTGCCATTCGTTTCGTAACAACACGGCCCAAGAAAAGATGTCAAAAGCCAAGATGTAATAAAagtgtgatgtttttctttcctcaaaAGTAGCGTTTTTTGGAAAGTTCCCatccaacaacaacatttagCACGCCATACCCGTCCCGCTATTAAAGCAGTGGAATAAATAACACCGAGGCCGAGCAGCACGACACTCATTACAAACCTCTTATCTGCCATCATCCGTGTCAAAACAGATCTCAGCCTCACCCCGGTGTCTGTGTGATATATACGTGTGCGTCAGAAAACTGCAGGAGAGTGCTTCAGCGTGGGGCCTCAGCGACAGGGGCTCCCCAGTtccactctgtgtgtgtatttatatataagtgtgtgtgagtgtgtgcgtacAGGAGGCCTCTTTCAGACCCCTAGCAGGGGGAGTGTTGACTTATTTTTGGCCCTGGACTTCACCCAGAAAccacagagagcgagagagagagagagagagacgggaaGAGAGTTGAGTTTCCACAGAATTCCTCAGAATTACTTTAATAGGTAAATAGAGGGTGTGCCTgtccatgagtgtgtgtgtgtctcatacTGTTACTGTCTGCCTCTGGGCATTGGCTTAGCATCCCTGCAGTCATAttttaaagatgtgtgtgtgtaaagtcaCTTTCGCTGCTTGTGATCACAGCATGATTTGTCGGACAAATTAAGATATTTGTTGGTGTGTTCAGTCGTACAAGACCGGTTCACTCCTGCAGACCTTTGCTCTGTACACAGGGAGTGTGTTTGCATGAATTAACACCCAGCAGCGTTGTACTGTATTCGTTAACTCTACCGTATATGATCGGATCACTTCTTAAAGCTTGTTTGTACCTTCAGTTCCTGCATGGTGAGCTCGGTGCCGTTCTCTTTAGCGCTCTCCATCAGGACGTCCAGCGCATCGCTGTAATCCTTCCCCTGGGAACGCAGCGGcttctctctgatggccttTTCTATGCTTTTCTGGAGGGAGTCTCGTGCACGGATTCCCTGCAAACAGGAACAATTCAAATCTAACTCGAGCAGAAGGTACAATTCTGCTACATCTTAGCTTCAGATGAATGTTGTTGGGAAGCAACTTGAGGGTACAATGACAAAACATGCATCAAATGGAAAAACTAGAGGTGAAGTTTGAAGTACCTTCCTGTAGCCGCTAAACGGAAGGTCTATCGGCAGACTGAACAGGTTGTCGACAAAGTCCTGGAAGGTTGAGAACAGattcctcatctcctcctccgaCACCCGGAAACCCAGCAACACCCTCACCGCCATTGTGAACGACAACCTCTGGCTCTCCCTGTGGGAGGACACACAATCAGAATCAACACATTA contains the following coding sequences:
- the LOC117807496 gene encoding cytochrome P450 26B1, which gives rise to MLFDSFDLVSALATLAACLVSMALLLAVSQQLWQLRWTATRDKNCKLPMPKGSMGFPFIGETCHWLLQGSGFHASRRQKYGNVFKTHLLGRPLIRVTGAENVRKVLMGEHTLVTVDWPQSTATLLGPNSLANSIGDIHRKRRKVFAKVFSHEALESYLPKIQQVIQESLRVWSSNPEPINVYRESQRLSFTMAVRVLLGFRVSEEEMRNLFSTFQDFVDNLFSLPIDLPFSGYRKGIRARDSLQKSIEKAIREKPLRSQGKDYSDALDVLMESAKENGTELTMQELKESTIELIFASFATTASASTSLIMQLLRHPAVLERLREELRARGLLHNGCLCPEGELRLDTIVSLKYLDCVIKEVLRLFTPVSGAYRTAMQTFELDGVQVPKGWSVMYSIRDTHDTSAVFKDVDAFDPDRFSQERGEDKEGRFNYLPFGGGVRSCLGKQLATLFLRILAIELASTSRFELATRQFPRVITVPVVHPVDGLKVKFYGLDSNQNEIMAKSEELLGATV